Genomic segment of Drosophila ananassae strain 14024-0371.13 chromosome 2L, ASM1763931v2, whole genome shotgun sequence:
GTTTTTCCGATCGAAGAAAGCCGGAAAACTAGTTTATACAGCGGGGCGCTTTTCCATTCCATTCCTTCTATTGTTCTAAAGAGGATAAGAAGGAAAAACCAGATGGGCtggaaaaattatgaaaattgtatAGTATTCCTGGGGTTATTTGTTAGCCTAGCGGGGTGTATACCTCCCTCCCAGCTTGAAGTCGGTGAGGTAATAATTAAGGAATTAATATGAAATTCTAGGAATGGAACTTATTCCCATTTTAAAAACTGATTGGAAGGATCCTTCTGGATGAGAGATCCTCCTCGCAGAAGTTTCCCTGGCAACAACAACCCTGCCAAGGTGACTCATTAGAAGTCCCCAGGAACACGTGGTACATGAGAGCACATTCCTCCAAATGAAACCCAATGAGTAACCCAACCATTCAGCATTCCGCGAACAAAGGAAATTTGAATAACTTTTCCCTTTCTTGTTCGGAGAATGTAAAGGAATTAAAAAACGCTTTGAAGGACTGGATTTTATGTGCCAGACtttacactaaaaaaaataaaaataaaaatattaaataattataattaattttaaactgATATtagaataataatttttaaactaattaaaactaataaaataactaaaactactaataaatattaaaatttattgtcatatttaaaaaaaaaatttgtcaattttcaGTGCTTTTGAAGCAAAACCACCCCTAGATCTCCTCTAAGGACCAGCGGGGAGATCAATCCCTGCCATGTAAGGGGTGCCGGCACACACTCACCCAGCATGGGATTGGGATGCGTGTAAACTCCTAAGCCATTACAATGTCATGTCACTGGGTCCTTGGAAGCACCCCAAACCGGGGAGGGGAGGGATAAACTGGTGGAACGCGAAAAGCCAAGGAAATGCACAAGGAAGTGCCAAGGACAAGGGTTGAGCTTGCCTGGGGGATGTTTTAGATTTCGCGAAGGTCTTTGGGGTGGACATGGTCTGGAGATGATggcttttttctttatttagtttttcttttttgggggGAGCCATGTGTTAAAAATTGATCTTGGtgatttgaattttaattaattttttttagataacTTAAAACTATGATCACTATCAACAAGTCCTTTATTTATTAAGAATGGAaattattaagaaatttattATGATCAttgctttttttaatttaataactcTAAAAAGGCTTGTTAAgcttaattaaaaaaagggatatattatgttttttttttaatagtttacttaattcattaaaatttcttaacaaaataaataaattgaaaaaaaacaaatgtttttttatgaaataaagcTTAAAAGGAATCAAAAATAGGGTTTCTAtctttttaaatgatttataacttttttaaactaatcaaaaataagatattttatgtagtttcttaaattattaaaatttcataataaaaaatacaatagtttATTGTTTAATAATGTGTGCAAGATCTGTGAAATATACATGAgtaatattatttcttaaaattcaTAATAAATTCAAAGGAAAATCACTTtttgcaataaaaaataaaaccaaaataaatgGAACGTGGGGCCGAGAGAGAGAGCGGGAGAGGCAGTAAATAGCAGTGACATGAATGAATACCATGTGCGGaagtgtgtatgtgtgtcaGAGAGTGCGCTGATTGCAGTATTTGCATCTTTCCCTCGCCCCATAAAGCACTGGGGAGGCAGAGAGAtgagaaaacaacaaaaaaaaaatcaaaaaaaagcTAAGGCTAAAAAGAAGACAGGCGCGTGCATGCGCCAATTGGCTGACTGACACATTTTTTGCAGCTGGAAAAgttttcgcgccaatttcTGCTTAAGGaaattgcagcagcagcaacaccaacaacaacaacagctaactaacaacaaaaaaatcacaacAATCAACAATGCAGCAGAGCAGCAGCAAACAAACAGGTTTTCATCTGCTGTCGGAtcacgattttttttttttttttgtggattttGATGGTGAAGGCGAagggcagcagcagctggaAAGTTAAAGGAAATTCAGGCTACAACACGTTTCTGGCATTGTTGcatttgttgttgtggttATGAGAGTTTTATGCTAATTAGCGGGGGCGGGGcaacacgcacacacactaacacacatACACTTTGTTTCGCtataacaaaaacagaaacaaagcAAAGCAAGAATCACCATTTCATTATGTACACACATATTTACATACTAATGCTATTCTTACAAAGCAGAAATGTTAGAATTGTTCTATTTACCATTTAATTGCACTTACCGTTAATAATTAAACACTCAAAACTCTCCAGACACTATATACTAACTAGTTATAATAAGTTTTCAAGaaattttcaagtttttttggatgatttgattaattttcgaGGAGACTCAGCACAGTTCGCAGGTATAGATGAAGACTATTTTACCATTTGCTTTTGCTCGGCTATTCTACACACAGGGTTGCATGGCGCGCGCAGCAAACAGTGCTGCAAGTGGCATACAGGTTGTGGAACGTAAGATGGcgggaaattcaaattttagTGGACCGTATACTAAATAAACAGAAAACTcttaaaatgttttaattatgGTTACAGGACAGTTGTAACAGTTTTATTGcaaataaaaatctaaaacaataaaaagGGATATACAAATTTACATATCCTCTACGCTGTACTTGTAGGCCTCGTCCTGCACCGCCCGCTTCTCGTTTTGTTTGTCGAACCATCGCTTTTCGTAGCCATTGGATCGGTCCACGCCATCCCACCGATAGCCTGGTCGAATGCCAAAACGGTTCTCGGGATAGCTGCCCTCATACTTTGGCATCACCGGCTGATTCGATTGTTGGTCGCGTTTTTTTCGCTTGGAACGTATGTACTCCAGCATGGGATCGTCGGCATGCTCCTGCTCCCTCAGATGACGGTCCAGGTCCTCGTCGTTGGCGTATCGTGCCACCGGTTTCGACGCCTCGTGTGCCATCTCCTCCATTCGTGATTTTTGATCCTCGATCTGCTTGAGGCCCTTGCCCCAGCGATCGTACAgttccttctttttcttctcgTGTTCCTCCTTGCGACGCTGCTCGGCCGGATCCTCGTCGGCGGCATCGCGAGCCCGGCGTCCTTTTCGGCCAGTGCTGCGCATCTGAACTTCTGCATCTCGACCGGACACCTCGCTGGACATCTTCTCAAATAAGTCGTGTTCCTGACGACGcctttcatccgattcttttTTGAGGGACTGTGCATCCTGGAGACCGGCCTTCTTGCCATCCAGTGTCTTGCTGGATTTTGGCTTGTGGGTGGGCGGCGGAGAGAGGGACCGTTTGGGGGATTCCTTGGCCCACCGactttttcttttagtttcttttttgaACCGATTGCGAGGAGGCGAGCTCTGATCCCGGCGAGGTTTACGCTCACCACTGCTGGAACGTCGTCGACGTGGAGGACTCTGGTCTGAATCTCTTCTTCTGCGAACGGGAGACTGGCGCCTTGGCGGGCTCTGATCTGAATCTTTTCTCCTCCTTCTAGGAGGAGACTGATCATCGTCTTGTCTTCTAGGTGGGCTTTTCCTTCTGGGTGGTGAGAGATCATCATCCCTTCGCTTCCTTGGTGGACTTTGGTCGGAATCCCTTCTTCTTCGAACTGGCGACGGTTCTCTTCGTTTTCTGGGCGGGCTTTGGTCTGAATCGTTTCGTCTTCTCCTCGGCGGCGACTGGTCATCGTCTCTGCGTCTTCTTGGCGGGCTTTGATCCGAACTTCTTCGTTTTCTAACCGGAGATGCATCCTGGCGCCTTCTTGGTGGACTATCTCTCGCTCGTCTAGGGGGTGATTGATCCGAGTCTTTTCGTTTCCTGCCACGCGGGGATTGATCTCTGTCAGCTTTTCTTCTGGGAGGACTCTGGTCTGGAtggtttttcttcttttttgacCTTTCCGGACTTAGATCCCTGGACCTGCTGCGTTTCTCCTGCTTGATTTGTCGTTTTTGGGGAGAGAATTCATCTTTCACTTTGACAGTCGCGGCTTTCCGGCCCCACAGATCCTCCTCGTCGTCAAGGGGCTCTTGTTTGATGCGAATAGCAGGCGCTGGCGGAGATTCGCCGCTTTCCTCTTTGATTTCGTCCTTTACGGCGATGTTGCGCCATTTGCTGCGAGCACTGGGATCGTCCTCGATGTACTCGGCCACGATTTGTGGTGCATCTTCGCCTCCAAAGAGAAGATCCTCGTCCATttcctaaaaatatgaaatgatTAACATTTGGTGATAAAGATTGTTAAAGTCCTTGCTGGTTAGTCTATTTTACAGTGTCCTTGGACAACAATTAGAGGATTCAGACTTCCCTTCAGGCTCAAAAACACTTCTTACCTGGCCATTGTCTTCGTAGGCATCGTCATCAATGATTTTTACTTTGGCGGTCTTTTTAAGCTTCTTgtctttctttttcttcttcttctcttTGTCGCCCGATAGGTATTTCTTCAAGTACTCCTTTTGGTCAATTACTTTAACTTTTTGCAGTGACATTGTGTAAGATTTTAGTGaaaaatgcaattataaaAGTGATTGTTTACGTTTAGAATGTGCATGGCGGGCCAGTGTGACCGTACCGCGATTAACGAAAAATACTTATGCGATCAGCGTTGCCAGAAATTCTTTGCTGGATTGCCGGACGGTTAAGATAAGCCGCCAACTTTTAAGCTTTcaaatataaaagttcaacGGTATCTATTATTCATAAACTAAAACAGCTTTTCAATAACTTTCTTTGGCTACCCTGATCTACCGCAACTTCGGGTGTTCCTGGCGCTTGAAGCTGAATGTGGTGTCTATGTGACTTACAACATTTGTTTGGTTTGTTGGTAATTTTCCTTTATAAGATTTCCACTTTTATTATAGAAAGCTTGTCCACTTCTAACTCCATCAGCCGAGCACTATGACCTTCCACTGACCCAAATAGGGCGTGACCACAAAACAGAGTTTCGCTAAAAAGTGGGAGAAAGGTTATAgacaatacatatattttagaAAGGAAGTGTTAAACTCACTATTTGGGGCGTTGGCTTGCATGAATGGCAAGCCAATACATCTATGTTGAAACTGTTGGTAGGTTAATGATTTTGGCTAATTACTTAGCCAGAAGCTGTTTCTCTTTTATGAGATGCCCTTCAAGCGAAGTACATCTTCAAAAGGAGATACTGATGGCAACATGTCTTTAAAAACCCAAATAAACTTCATCGAATCATAATCTGCAATTAGGATGGACTATAATTAGGACACGCACCTCTGGTGAGGTTCAGGATGAGGAATGAGAGGCCATCAAAAGAGGAATCCGACCATCAAATCATTCAACTTCAAATAATTGAATCCAGTCCTTGTAGATGGGAGAAGGATGGTAGCCGGGGGTTTCCTGAGATAATAGATGACACCTTAATGTTTTTATATGTGTAAACGCATCTAAAAAAAAGCTTAAGATCAGTATTATTTGTACAATAAAtccaacaaaatttcttaCACATTTTTCTTACTGAGCCGGCCTTAGCAAGTGTTGCCAGATTGGTTCGATTATCAAGCTACCACATATTTTTAGGATgagaaatgaataaataagttatttcttataaatatttacaaattatttatattaatttaataatattttattagagACTGCAATATATTgaatgaaaaataaagaaattcgTGGTATAGAGACAACCCTAGAGTATCTGTGGCAACGCTGTCTGTCCCCGGTGCTTCCTGTTTCCTTCAAGCTCTCAGGTGCAAGCAAAACTATACTCACATCCTATCTCTTTCTTACCAAGCGTCTATTTTTTCGCTgtgcctttttttttagtaacAATTGCAGTGATATAGAAAGAACGTTTAACGTAGTTTGGAACCGATAAAAAACAAGCTGGAACCGATCTATTTTGGACTGGGCGATAATCAAAACGACTTTTAACCATCGAGCTGGGTCGGAGAAAACCAGCAGCCGCCGGCCCATGCTGGCGGCGTTATCTCCGAGAATGTGCCCCTCACTGGCCAAATCCCTTTTAAAATGTGAGTACAAATAAAGTGACGCCGCACTGCACCACCGCGTCACTGATAGACCCATTAAAATCACATCACATGTGGCCTCAGGGCGTCCAGTAAAAAGTTTTGCTCTTTTGGTAGTGGGTCCTTACGGGTGTTCGTTTTGGGTGCCTTTTAGCAGATATGTAGACAGGCGACAGGCGAAAACAACACCCAAAAACAAAGGGTGCCCGTGCCACTTTTGTgcaacaacaacgacaaaAACGACCGACAAGCACGCACGATTTCAGTTTTAAGACTCCTCCATGCAAATTAATTTGCTTACCGAGCTTTTTGCGCAATCCCTGGTCATTATGGTGGTTTTTGCCtggatttatatttttgctgTTTCCTTTTCTCCTGCATAATTGGCATTTCGTTgcatttttttgcaaaaaaaaaaaaaaagcatccAAATGAAATTTATAGCCCTCATGATAGCTCTATCTCTTTCCCTCCATTTTCACACATCGCTCTCactctttctctctctgttGTGGTTGCTCTCCCGCCGAACAGCTGATGTGCGATGATGACCCCGCTTCCCGCCTTAGCCTTAGGCCTGCCTTCCCGCCTTCCCGCCTGTTTCCCCCCACCTTCGGACAAACAGACCAGTGGAAGAGAAGCACTTTCTAGCAAGTTCTCTGTACTTGACATTTTTAGTGGTACTTAGTTGGTGGAAATGCAAGTACCAAGTACCACCGGTTCTTGGACATAATAAATTCTTATCAGACGCACATCCTTGGGTTTTCgggatgttgctgctgctgctgctgctctgctGCTCTGCGGTGCTAAATCACAATGCATCTTAAATTTTGTACTTGAACCGAGAGAACCCTGAGAAACTGAACTGCCTCACTCACCTAAAGAATGTCAGTCGAAAAAGGGTAAAAAGATCAAAGCTACCCCAGAACATGCCTGTAGCCTTTTCAggaaattctttaaattcCAGTATTCCACTGCATTCCGTTCATTTTTTAGCTTGGGTCTCTCGTCTGGGTCTCTGTTATAGGCAACTTTTTGAATCCAAAAGATATGCGTCTGTTGTTCTAACAGCTGCTAActaattgattaaaaaaattaaattaattttaaatattatttataatttgtacttaaacatataaatttattagTTTTTCAAGTAATTAAActcttattttgtttatatttcatattcaaaatgcaaatttaaaacaaacaagTTGTAATGCCGCAGAATAATACAGTTAGCCATATTGCAACGAAGAGATTACAACGCACAAAACGTTTACAGTTGTGATTTAAACCATTACACTGACATGTGCAAGGTCTCCCACAGCCACCCATTCTGTAATGTTTGcgttctctctctctctctctctctccctctctcgaACCGGTAAATAGTGGATGGCAATGCATCTATTTTTACATATTTCTGCTCTGTTAGGTTAACAGAGCACCTTAACAGCCACCTACTCTCTCGAGAGTGTcgtgcactgaaaaaaaaaactagtgGTCCACTAGTTTAAATGATCAAATGATATTGAATTGATGACGATTTTGCATTTAAAGTTTCAATTGCAACAATGAGAAAGACAGTGCGAGAAGGCTATTGCCTTCATGAAAAATCTCATGAAAGATTATAATGCCTGCCTATTACATCCCCCCAGCATGGgttcaataataataatctcTCCAATTATTAGCACGAGTGCAATCATTTCCTCATTAAAAGTTGTTTACAGTGCACGCACTGGCTTGTTTCTGACGACAAGGTGCCCCTCTCACTAGCTCTTTCGTTCGACGTTCGGGTGTTTTGGTTGGTGTTCGTTCGGTTCGGGCTGACCGACCCGAGTCGAACCGATCCGAACCGAGTCGAGGCCGGCAATAGTGTAACCCTCCGGTTAAATACCCAACAGgcgacaaaaatattttttttccaatttcaaatctCGTACGCGACGGACGTCGAAATTGGGAGCGCGGAGAAAGTGCCGAGAAATTGTTCGAAACATTCTTCTGTGTTTTTATCTCGGATTGTGTCGGAATCAATTGACCGAAAACCAAATTACAATTGCAATAATCCctcccccccaaaaaaaaaaaactaattaagTTCAGAAGAAGGAAAATCTTGGCTAAGAGTACTGCCAAAAACGCGTTCGTAACCCCTTCGTGTTGTGTTGCCAGCAAATAGCGGGTTTTTAGTCCAAAACCACAATCAAAAGTAAATTGGAAAAAGTAACGGAATTCCCATTTGTGTGCGTATCTGCATTTAATtcaccaatttaaattcctgCCCCACACCCCCACTCCCCCCTTAAGTGTCCGTTCGTCTGATttgtgtgttgttgttgttgtggggtggtggtggggtgTTGTTGTGTCTGTGTGTTTTGTTTATACCTATGTGTGTGAGTTTGCAAATGCCGccgccaaaaataattttttttgatcATTTTCAAGATTCTTCtcacactctctctctctctcattCTTTCACTCTTTATCTCTATCTTTTGAATTTCAAAACAAACGAAAGCTAAAAGATACTTATTATCTGAAAAGGCTAGAAATTTCGCCACACAAAAGGTGCAGGTGTTCGTTTCTCGGTCTCTGTGAATGAATTATTTATTGCCCAAAATCGAAATTGAAATGTCTGATGGTGGTGCGTGTGGCGTGGCGTGGTGCGTAGTGGTATCAGTGGCATGGTGGTGTTGCAGCAGGCAGTGGCCAGTAAGCCCAGAGGCTGTATTATATCCCCCTTGGGGTACCAACCGGCCGGCGGCAAAATACACGTTCTGAATCCGAATCGGACTCTGGTTGGCCTACTAAACTGAAACtggctcacacacacacacacacacacacacacacacactaatcccatcagaaaaaatccaataacaacaaaataaCTAACCATAACGCAAagacacacagatacagatacagatacaaatacaaatactatAAAAAAAGGCTTCTTTTTAACAAATCTGTTGCTCAATATCTTTTTTTCTGGCCTCTGGTTCTGGTTTTTTTAGGTCTCGGAACGAAAGCCGTCGCTGGTCGCTGTCgccaagacaaaaaaaaataagaaactgaaagaaataaataGCCAATTTCGTGGGTGAAGTGTGAAAATTATAGCGAGATaaagccaaaataaaatatttaataaaaaaaatagagaaaaaaatcaagaataaTGAGTGCCAATCGACGGAGAAGTAGCAGTTTCGGCTGCCTAAACGCAAAAAACGACGAAaatcaaaaaagaaaatcaacaACCAAAGTGGCCAAAACCAAGTTGATGGAACGGGAGGCACTTTCTCTCCCACTGGCATCGCACTTGTCCACTGGTACAACTGGTACTGGTATCGGTGAGGAGGATCCCCCCGCATTGGAGATGCCACGCATATGCCGCTGTTGTTGCAAGCGTGATCTGGAACTATTTGGTCTTTTTGAAGCCAGTAAACCAACACTATTATCCACTTGTCCAGTCGTATCCGAATCCACATATACTACCACGCCCActacagcaacagcaacagcaacaacaactggaAAAGCTACAACTGCAACAGACACATCTGCATCGGAAGCTACAACATCATCTGCAGCAGGAGATACAACATTTGTGTCCAATCCGAATCCCAATTCCAGTACTAGTGGTAGTGCCAGTACCAGTGGCAGTGGTAGTCCCACTCCCATGAGTCGCCGCACCACAcattcaacaacaacaacaacaacagaaacagaaacaacaatgACCCGTGGGCGCAGTAGCGATAACCCCATAGACTATGCCCTCAGTGGGGCCCACAGCAGCATGGACATTGTCCTCGAGGAGATGATCATTTGGATGCTGAACGTAAGTAACTCACTCATTGTCAGTCCCTAGTCCTCCCTCCCCCCTAGTACACACTACACACACTCTACCCACAC
This window contains:
- the LOC6503398 gene encoding BUD13 homolog, which translates into the protein MSLQKVKVIDQKEYLKKYLSGDKEKKKKKKDKKLKKTAKVKIIDDDAYEDNGQEMDEDLLFGGEDAPQIVAEYIEDDPSARSKWRNIAVKDEIKEESGESPPAPAIRIKQEPLDDEEDLWGRKAATVKVKDEFSPQKRQIKQEKRSRSRDLSPERSKKKKNHPDQSPPRRKADRDQSPRGRKRKDSDQSPPRRARDSPPRRRQDASPVRKRRSSDQSPPRRRRDDDQSPPRRRRNDSDQSPPRKRREPSPVRRRRDSDQSPPRKRRDDDLSPPRRKSPPRRQDDDQSPPRRRRKDSDQSPPRRQSPVRRRRDSDQSPPRRRRSSSGERKPRRDQSSPPRNRFKKETKRKSRWAKESPKRSLSPPPTHKPKSSKTLDGKKAGLQDAQSLKKESDERRRQEHDLFEKMSSEVSGRDAEVQMRSTGRKGRRARDAADEDPAEQRRKEEHEKKKKELYDRWGKGLKQIEDQKSRMEEMAHEASKPVARYANDEDLDRHLREQEHADDPMLEYIRSKRKKRDQQSNQPVMPKYEGSYPENRFGIRPGYRWDGVDRSNGYEKRWFDKQNEKRAVQDEAYKYSVEDM